A genomic region of Candidatus Pseudomonas phytovorans contains the following coding sequences:
- a CDS encoding ATP-binding protein: MPDLRWLRRLWPRTLFGQLLLIMVSGTLVIQLMSSSIWFDVRFAQVLEAPVRLIAARSAPLIAQASCHAGTLKVPAHYQLRCAETLPTPEDDEPRGRRRVELLLQQALTYELGQAREVRLMKVQLTNELGQPIVWRSLFGLRTAQAHIQFAVPLADGHWLTIDGQELQGWSGESAWVLISDYLLRVYALRIFAVLLVCLVAVRLCLRPLRRLADAARGLGGNLEQPPLALDGPEEVRQAAQAFNAMQQRLIAMVNDKAYFLAAVSHDLRTPLTRMRLRLERLPDDEHRQRLRQNIAQMDDMIGQVLDYLRAGEQLNLQQVDLDRLVARQCAELASAEEPLPVHGQAGCSQVDALLLQRCLQNLLVNALRYAKDVSVTLERATTGVFIHIDDRGPGIAPELLATITDPFVRGEGSRNQSSGGYGLGLSIAQRIAASHGGDLVLLNREGGGLRVSVLLPL, translated from the coding sequence ATGCCTGACTTGCGCTGGCTTCGCCGGCTGTGGCCGCGCACCTTGTTTGGTCAGCTGCTGCTGATCATGGTCAGCGGCACGTTGGTGATCCAGTTGATGTCGAGCAGCATCTGGTTCGATGTGCGTTTCGCCCAGGTACTAGAGGCACCCGTTCGGTTGATCGCCGCGCGCAGTGCACCACTGATTGCCCAGGCCAGCTGCCACGCCGGTACGCTGAAAGTGCCAGCCCACTACCAGCTGCGCTGCGCCGAAACGCTGCCCACGCCTGAGGATGACGAGCCTCGCGGGCGCAGGCGCGTCGAACTGCTGTTGCAGCAGGCCCTCACGTATGAATTGGGGCAGGCGCGGGAAGTGCGCCTGATGAAGGTGCAACTGACCAATGAACTGGGCCAGCCGATCGTGTGGCGCAGCCTGTTCGGCCTGCGCACGGCCCAGGCGCATATCCAGTTCGCGGTGCCGTTGGCCGATGGCCACTGGCTGACCATCGATGGCCAGGAACTGCAGGGCTGGAGCGGCGAGTCGGCCTGGGTGCTGATCAGCGATTACCTGCTGCGGGTGTATGCGCTGCGCATCTTCGCGGTGCTGCTGGTGTGCCTGGTTGCCGTGCGCCTGTGTCTGCGCCCTTTGCGGCGGCTGGCCGATGCCGCACGGGGCCTGGGTGGCAACCTCGAACAACCGCCTTTGGCACTGGATGGCCCGGAGGAAGTGCGCCAGGCCGCCCAGGCGTTCAACGCCATGCAGCAGCGGCTGATTGCCATGGTCAATGACAAGGCCTACTTCCTGGCCGCCGTATCCCACGACCTGCGCACCCCGCTAACGCGCATGCGCCTGCGCCTGGAGCGCTTGCCGGACGACGAACACCGCCAGCGCCTGCGGCAGAACATTGCGCAGATGGACGACATGATCGGCCAGGTGCTCGATTACCTGCGCGCGGGGGAGCAACTGAATTTGCAGCAGGTGGACCTGGACCGGCTGGTGGCACGCCAGTGCGCCGAACTGGCTAGCGCTGAAGAACCACTACCGGTGCATGGCCAGGCGGGTTGTTCGCAGGTCGATGCCCTGCTGCTGCAGCGCTGCCTGCAGAACCTGCTGGTCAATGCGTTGCGTTATGCCAAGGACGTTTCGGTCACACTGGAGCGCGCAACCACGGGCGTATTCATCCACATCGACGACCGCGGGCCCGGGATTGCGCCGGAGCTGCTGGCGACAATCACCGACCCGTTCGTGCGCGGTGAAGGGTCGCGTAATCAGTCATCTGGCGGGTATGGGTTGGGGTTGAGCATTGCTCAGCGGATCGCCGCAAGCCATGGCGGGGATCTAGTACTGTTGAACCGCGAAGGCGGCGGATTGAGGGTCAGCGTGCTGCTCCCTCTCTGA
- a CDS encoding FMN-binding glutamate synthase family protein yields MNHSLPSRYACLAICLLFTFASLPLLPQHAWLWPITLVTALLSLVGLNDLRQSHHAVRRNYPILGNIRYLIETIRPEIRQYLIEGDDDKLPFSRSQRSLVYARAKNESAEKAFGTLNDAYKPGFEFISHSMLPVATPDPASFRIAIGGPQCRQPYSASIFNISAMSFGALSANAIAALNRGARMGRFAHDTGEGSISPYHREQGGDLIWEIGSGYFGCRTADGRFDMHRFAEQARAPQVKMIEIKLSQGAKPGHGGILPGHKVSAEIAETRGVRAGEDCISPAAHSAFRTPVELLHFVASLRELSGGKPVGFKFCLGHPWEFMGIAKAMLATGITPDFIVVDGKEGGTGAAPREFSDNMGVPMREGLMFVHNTLVGLNLRSSIRIGAAGKIVSAFDIASVLAIGADWVNSARGFMFAIGCIQSQSCHTNKCPTGVATQDPLRQRALVVPDKAERVASFHRNTLHALAEMLAAAGLEHPSELKPKHLARRISPSEIGLFSDLHTFLKPGELLSGSIESEFYARMWRMARSDSFAPESGDMMPVLAKTVPRKETAPA; encoded by the coding sequence ATGAATCACTCTCTGCCCAGCCGCTACGCCTGCCTCGCCATCTGCCTGCTGTTCACCTTCGCCAGCCTGCCGCTGCTGCCCCAGCATGCCTGGCTATGGCCAATAACACTGGTCACTGCACTGCTCAGCCTGGTCGGGCTCAACGACCTGCGTCAGAGCCACCACGCCGTGCGCCGCAACTACCCGATCCTGGGCAATATCCGCTACCTGATCGAAACCATACGCCCGGAAATCCGCCAGTACCTGATCGAAGGTGACGACGACAAGCTGCCGTTCTCCCGTTCGCAGCGCTCGCTGGTGTACGCCCGCGCCAAGAACGAAAGCGCCGAGAAAGCCTTCGGCACCCTGAACGACGCCTACAAGCCCGGTTTCGAATTCATCAGCCATTCAATGCTGCCAGTGGCCACGCCAGACCCGGCATCGTTTCGCATCGCCATTGGCGGGCCACAATGCCGTCAGCCCTATTCGGCCTCGATCTTCAACATCTCGGCCATGAGCTTTGGTGCCCTCAGCGCCAATGCCATCGCCGCCCTCAACCGCGGCGCGCGCATGGGGCGTTTTGCCCATGACACCGGTGAGGGCAGCATCAGCCCGTACCACCGCGAACAGGGTGGTGACCTGATCTGGGAAATCGGCAGTGGCTACTTCGGTTGCCGTACCGCAGACGGTCGTTTCGACATGCATCGCTTCGCCGAACAGGCCCGCGCGCCACAGGTGAAAATGATCGAGATCAAGCTCAGCCAGGGCGCCAAGCCGGGCCACGGCGGCATCTTGCCGGGGCACAAGGTGAGCGCCGAAATTGCCGAGACCCGTGGCGTACGCGCAGGCGAGGACTGCATCTCGCCGGCCGCCCACAGCGCCTTCCGCACGCCGGTCGAGTTGCTGCATTTCGTCGCCAGCCTGCGCGAACTGTCGGGCGGCAAGCCTGTGGGCTTCAAATTCTGCCTGGGCCACCCGTGGGAGTTCATGGGCATTGCCAAGGCCATGCTGGCCACCGGCATCACCCCGGACTTCATCGTGGTCGATGGCAAGGAAGGCGGTACCGGCGCGGCACCACGCGAATTCAGCGACAACATGGGCGTGCCCATGCGCGAAGGCTTGATGTTCGTGCACAACACCCTGGTGGGCCTGAACCTGCGCTCCAGCATCCGGATCGGCGCTGCGGGCAAGATCGTCAGTGCCTTCGACATCGCCAGCGTACTGGCTATCGGCGCGGATTGGGTCAACTCGGCACGCGGCTTCATGTTTGCCATTGGCTGCATTCAGTCGCAGAGCTGCCACACCAATAAATGCCCGACCGGCGTGGCCACGCAAGACCCACTGCGCCAGCGCGCCCTGGTGGTGCCTGACAAGGCCGAGCGGGTGGCCAGCTTCCATCGCAACACGCTGCACGCACTGGCCGAAATGCTGGCGGCTGCGGGCCTGGAGCACCCTTCGGAGCTTAAGCCCAAGCACCTGGCGCGGCGCATCAGCCCCAGCGAAATCGGGCTGTTCTCGGACCTGCACACGTTCCTCAAGCCAGGCGAGTTGCTCAGCGGCTCGATTGAAAGCGAGTTCTATGCGCGGATGTGGCGGATGGCACGTAGTGACAGTTTTGCGCCGGAGAGTGGAGACATGATGCCCGTATTGGCAAAAACTGTACCCCGAAAAGAAACAGCCCCGGCATAA
- a CDS encoding OprD family porin, whose protein sequence is MLKTRISLVALAMIAATQAQANDQADSKGFIEDSHANVLLRNAYINRDKKHGTDDQIEWGQAFIANFNSGFTQGTVGVGVDAFGLYAVRLDGGKGHNGGGGVDFFKPHETTNAEGNASSPHNLARGGAAVKFRISNTVLKYGDQMPALPVLQYDDARLLPESFTGTLITSKEIEGLELNAGRFTQEARKSAERRDGGGLKSINVFGGSYKFTDNFTASLYTADNEDVMKKHYLGLNYVFPIASDQSLTLDFNGYKSDIDRKYVEAAGLNGDSNTIWSLAATYAYGAHSFTLAHQRSTGSTGYNYGFYQNAGGVGDGGSTIYLANSYWSDFNAEDERSWQLGYGLDFGAYGIPGLTYKLAYVVGDNINTRNVANPQGFGEGKEREIFNQIRYVVQDGPAKDLSIKLRSSFLRTNNAVQQNGYNDDGNEVRVFVEYPISIF, encoded by the coding sequence ATGTTGAAAACCAGGATCAGCCTGGTCGCTCTGGCGATGATCGCCGCGACCCAGGCCCAGGCCAATGACCAGGCCGACAGCAAGGGCTTCATCGAGGACAGCCACGCCAACGTCCTTCTGCGCAACGCCTACATCAACCGTGACAAGAAGCACGGCACCGACGACCAGATCGAATGGGGCCAGGCGTTCATCGCCAACTTCAACTCCGGCTTCACCCAGGGCACCGTCGGTGTCGGCGTTGACGCATTCGGCCTCTACGCCGTGCGTCTGGACGGCGGCAAAGGCCACAACGGTGGTGGCGGCGTCGACTTCTTCAAACCGCACGAAACCACCAATGCCGAAGGCAACGCCAGCTCGCCGCACAACCTGGCCCGTGGTGGTGCTGCAGTGAAATTCCGCATCTCCAACACCGTGCTGAAGTACGGCGACCAGATGCCAGCACTGCCAGTGCTGCAGTACGACGACGCGCGTCTGCTGCCAGAAAGCTTCACCGGTACCCTGATCACCTCGAAAGAGATCGAGGGCCTGGAGCTGAACGCCGGCCGCTTCACCCAGGAAGCGCGCAAAAGCGCCGAGCGCCGTGACGGTGGCGGCCTGAAGTCGATCAACGTCTTCGGTGGTAGCTACAAGTTCACCGACAACTTCACCGCTTCGCTGTACACCGCCGACAACGAAGACGTGATGAAGAAGCACTACCTGGGCTTGAACTACGTCTTCCCGATCGCCAGCGACCAGTCCCTGACCCTGGACTTCAACGGCTACAAGTCGGACATCGACCGCAAGTACGTAGAAGCTGCTGGCCTGAACGGCGACTCCAACACCATCTGGAGCCTGGCAGCCACTTACGCGTACGGTGCGCACTCGTTCACCCTCGCGCATCAGCGCAGCACCGGCAGCACCGGCTACAACTACGGCTTCTACCAGAACGCTGGCGGCGTGGGTGACGGTGGTTCGACCATCTACCTGGCCAACTCGTACTGGTCCGACTTCAACGCCGAAGACGAGCGTTCCTGGCAGCTGGGCTACGGCCTGGACTTCGGTGCCTACGGCATCCCGGGCCTGACCTACAAGCTGGCTTACGTGGTGGGTGACAACATCAATACCCGTAACGTTGCCAACCCGCAGGGCTTCGGCGAAGGTAAAGAGCGCGAGATCTTCAACCAGATCCGTTACGTGGTGCAGGACGGCCCGGCCAAGGACCTGTCCATCAAGCTGCGTAGCTCGTTCCTGCGTACCAACAACGCCGTGCAGCAGAACGGTTACAACGACGACGGCAACGAAGTCCGCGTATTCGTCGAGTACCCGATCAGCATCTTCTGA
- a CDS encoding TonB-dependent siderophore receptor produces the protein MLVPCRLSPLTLGLSLLFSASLASAATTTLPESSVTADSEREKDNPRVKEVSTATRTSTPVRYVPQAIDTVKTANVLDYGSNTLGKALEGIPNVSSGADTRFDSVRIRGFEASNDFYLDGIRDDSQYIRDLHNIERVEVLKGPAAVLYGRGSQGGIVNRVSKAPEPGRRSSIEAQAGSEDLRSLYADLSADPSDTVSLRLNMGNQDNNNFRDGIDGSRQLFAPSVSWQINPDLNWLVQYEYSRYNRTPDRGIPGVNGRPADVSRSTTYGDQRDYIDDRAQSLRSRLNYQLNETWQLRHTLGLFKLDSEFDNTYVTGYNAGTNTLTRQRWQQDLNTRNLFNNLEAEGDLNTLGLEHKLLLGLEFGNQKRDPLLYSAGSQNLTGLGKPSRPHNGTLAVSSNNHTVVDSRGVYLQDQIRLNDQWQILAGVRFDQFEVETTNKVRSLSETQDSNSTSPRLGVVYTPWRDHSFYASWSKTFSPVGGGLIGITPGAPGNSNETDPEETRQKEIGVKSDWLDQRLTTTLAIYELELYNRRTRDPIDPNVILLSGLQRSRGIELTATGNVVGNWYVRGGIGLQDAIIVKDNNGQEGNRINDVAKRNASLFVTWKPELGWYAETGLTLVGERYADNQNTTVLPGYGRWDALAGYRTHDWDVRAALSNIADKTYYSSATSAAQIMVGDPRSLVVTGSYSF, from the coding sequence ATGCTTGTACCCTGCCGCCTTTCCCCTTTAACGCTTGGTTTGTCGCTGCTGTTCAGCGCCAGCCTGGCCAGTGCCGCCACCACCACGCTGCCAGAGTCGTCGGTTACCGCCGACAGCGAGCGCGAGAAAGACAACCCGCGAGTCAAAGAGGTGAGCACCGCCACCCGCACCTCGACGCCGGTGCGCTATGTACCCCAGGCCATCGACACGGTGAAAACTGCCAACGTGCTGGATTACGGCAGCAACACCCTGGGCAAGGCACTGGAGGGCATTCCCAACGTCAGCAGCGGTGCCGATACCCGCTTCGACAGCGTACGCATCCGCGGCTTCGAGGCCAGCAACGACTTCTACCTGGACGGCATTCGCGACGACAGCCAGTACATCCGCGACCTGCACAACATCGAGCGGGTAGAAGTACTGAAGGGGCCTGCGGCGGTGCTGTATGGCCGTGGCAGCCAAGGCGGTATCGTCAACCGGGTCAGCAAGGCGCCAGAACCGGGCCGCCGCTCCAGCATCGAAGCGCAAGCCGGAAGTGAAGACCTGCGCAGCCTGTATGCCGACCTCAGCGCCGACCCCAGCGACACCGTCAGCCTGCGCCTGAACATGGGCAACCAGGACAACAACAACTTCCGCGACGGCATCGACGGCAGCCGGCAGTTGTTCGCCCCATCGGTCAGTTGGCAGATCAACCCTGACCTGAACTGGCTGGTGCAGTACGAATACAGCCGCTACAACCGCACGCCGGACCGTGGCATCCCAGGGGTCAACGGCCGCCCGGCCGACGTAAGTCGCAGCACCACCTATGGCGACCAGCGCGACTACATCGACGATCGCGCCCAGTCCCTGCGCTCACGCTTGAACTACCAGCTCAATGAAACCTGGCAGCTGCGCCACACCCTGGGCCTGTTCAAGCTCGACAGCGAGTTCGACAACACCTATGTCACGGGCTACAACGCCGGCACCAATACCCTGACCCGCCAGCGCTGGCAGCAAGACCTGAACACCCGCAACCTGTTCAACAACCTGGAGGCCGAGGGCGACTTGAACACCCTGGGCCTTGAACACAAGCTGCTGCTGGGCCTGGAGTTTGGCAATCAGAAGCGTGACCCACTGTTGTACAGCGCCGGCAGTCAAAACCTGACAGGCCTGGGCAAGCCCAGCCGGCCGCACAATGGTACGTTGGCGGTATCGAGCAACAACCACACCGTGGTCGACAGCCGCGGCGTTTATCTGCAGGACCAGATCCGCCTCAACGATCAATGGCAGATTCTCGCCGGCGTGCGCTTCGACCAGTTCGAAGTGGAAACCACCAACAAGGTGCGCAGCCTGTCCGAAACACAGGACAGCAACAGCACCAGCCCACGCCTGGGCGTGGTTTACACCCCGTGGCGCGACCATTCGTTCTACGCCTCGTGGAGCAAGACCTTCTCGCCGGTGGGCGGTGGCCTGATCGGCATTACCCCTGGTGCGCCGGGCAACAGCAATGAAACCGACCCGGAAGAGACCCGGCAAAAGGAAATCGGGGTGAAAAGCGACTGGCTCGACCAGCGTCTGACCACCACGCTGGCCATCTACGAGCTGGAGTTGTACAACCGCCGTACGCGCGACCCGATCGACCCGAACGTCATCTTGCTCAGCGGCTTGCAACGTTCGCGGGGTATCGAGTTGACCGCTACCGGCAATGTCGTCGGCAACTGGTACGTGCGCGGCGGCATCGGCTTGCAGGACGCGATCATCGTCAAGGACAACAACGGCCAGGAAGGCAACCGCATCAACGACGTGGCCAAGCGCAACGCCAGCCTGTTCGTGACCTGGAAACCGGAGCTGGGCTGGTACGCCGAAACCGGCCTGACGCTGGTCGGTGAGCGTTACGCGGACAACCAGAACACCACGGTGTTGCCGGGGTATGGCCGTTGGGATGCGCTGGCGGGTTACCGCACCCATGACTGGGATGTGCGGGCGGCATTGAGCAACATTGCCGACAAGACCTATTACAGTTCGGCGACCAGTGCAGCGCAGATCATGGTAGGTGACCCGCGTAGCCTGGTGGTGACGGGTAGTTACAGCTTCTGA
- the aguA gene encoding agmatine deiminase produces MKTLNSTPRADGFHMPAEWAPQTQVWMVWPERPDNWRLGGKPAQAAHVTLAKAIARFEPVTVAASAGQYENVRRQLDQPNIRVVEISNDDAWVRDTGPTFVINDQGEVRGVDWGFNAWGGFDGGLYAPWNRDEELAAKVLEMERCQRYHTEGFVLEGGSIHVDGEGTVITTEECLLNRNRNPHLNREQIEAVLRDHLAVDTVVWLPDGLFNDETDGHVDNFCCYVRPGEVLLAWTDDSNDPNYARCHAAMEVLKNTRDAKGREFIVHKMPIPGPLFATAEECAGVDQVAGSQERDPSVRLAGSYVNFLIVNGGIIAPSFDDPADAQARAILAKIFPDHEVVMIPGRELLLGGGNIHCLTQQQPAPVKR; encoded by the coding sequence ATGAAAACCCTCAACTCCACGCCACGTGCCGATGGTTTCCACATGCCCGCCGAATGGGCGCCGCAAACCCAGGTGTGGATGGTCTGGCCGGAGCGCCCGGACAACTGGCGCCTGGGTGGCAAGCCGGCGCAGGCCGCACATGTGACCCTGGCCAAGGCCATTGCCCGCTTTGAACCTGTGACCGTCGCGGCCTCTGCTGGCCAGTACGAAAATGTCCGTCGCCAACTCGATCAGCCGAACATTCGTGTGGTTGAAATCAGCAACGATGACGCCTGGGTGCGTGACACCGGCCCAACCTTCGTCATCAACGACCAAGGTGAAGTACGTGGCGTGGACTGGGGCTTCAATGCCTGGGGCGGCTTCGACGGCGGCCTGTACGCGCCGTGGAACCGCGACGAGGAGTTGGCCGCCAAGGTGCTTGAAATGGAGCGCTGCCAGCGCTACCACACCGAAGGTTTCGTACTTGAGGGCGGTTCGATCCACGTGGACGGTGAAGGCACCGTGATCACCACTGAGGAATGCCTGCTCAACCGTAACCGCAACCCGCACCTGAACCGCGAGCAGATCGAAGCCGTGCTGCGTGATCATCTGGCGGTCGATACCGTGGTGTGGCTGCCGGATGGCCTGTTCAACGACGAAACCGACGGCCACGTCGACAACTTCTGCTGTTACGTGCGCCCGGGTGAAGTGTTACTGGCCTGGACCGATGATTCCAACGACCCCAACTATGCGCGTTGCCACGCGGCCATGGAGGTGTTGAAGAACACCCGCGATGCCAAGGGCCGTGAGTTCATCGTGCACAAGATGCCGATCCCTGGCCCGCTGTTCGCCACCGCCGAAGAGTGCGCCGGTGTCGATCAGGTGGCCGGCAGCCAGGAGCGCGACCCGTCGGTGCGCCTGGCCGGCTCGTACGTGAACTTCCTGATCGTCAATGGCGGCATCATCGCGCCAAGCTTCGACGACCCCGCAGATGCCCAAGCCAGAGCGATTCTGGCGAAGATCTTCCCTGATCACGAGGTGGTGATGATCCCTGGTCGCGAGTTGCTGCTCGGTGGCGGCAACATCCACTGCCTGACCCAGCAGCAGCCGGCGCCGGTCAAGCGCTGA
- the rfbC gene encoding dTDP-4-dehydrorhamnose 3,5-epimerase, whose translation MNIIPTAIPEVLIIEPKVFGDSRGFFFEAFNAREFAQQTGVKAEFVQDNHSRSIKGVLRGLHYQVANTQGKLVRVVHGEIRDIAVDVRKSSPTFGQWVAVHLSADNHRQLWVPPGFAHGFAVMSESAEFLYKTTDYYNPAADRCIRWDDPQLAIDWGLQQPPVLSDKDKVGVPLAEAELLP comes from the coding sequence ATGAACATCATTCCTACCGCAATCCCTGAAGTACTGATCATCGAGCCGAAGGTTTTCGGTGACAGCCGTGGTTTTTTCTTCGAGGCATTCAACGCACGTGAGTTCGCACAGCAAACAGGCGTGAAGGCCGAGTTCGTCCAGGACAACCACTCACGCTCCATCAAGGGTGTACTGCGCGGGCTGCACTATCAGGTGGCAAACACCCAAGGCAAGCTGGTGCGGGTGGTGCACGGGGAAATCCGTGACATTGCCGTGGACGTGCGCAAAAGCTCGCCAACGTTCGGCCAATGGGTCGCGGTGCACCTGTCGGCCGACAACCACCGCCAGCTGTGGGTACCCCCCGGTTTCGCCCACGGTTTTGCGGTGATGAGCGAATCGGCCGAGTTCCTCTACAAGACCACCGACTACTACAACCCCGCCGCCGACCGCTGCATCCGCTGGGACGACCCGCAGCTGGCAATCGACTGGGGCCTGCAGCAACCACCGGTGCTGTCGGACAAGGACAAGGTCGGTGTGCCACTGGCAGAGGCGGAACTGCTGCCTTAA
- a CDS encoding ATP-binding protein, with protein sequence MIAKPTPPRRPRWRSLALLALCLAPLLWPLHHLAERYYQEELASQNRQTLDLYVANLLGTLHRYETLPQILGDLPALRGVLADPLRLEAVTNANRLLKDIVQQTGAEVMYLMDVSGNTLAASNWDKHDSFVGRNFAFRPYFNEAMAGHLGRFFGQGTTSAKRGYFFAAAVRDRERIVGVLVVKVDLDHTETLWGRTPEQLLLTDHNGVVILTSRPDWRFRATRTLTEAERQAIIAIQPYPTQAPQPLALNPDAWISQTRDIKETGWQVSILAPRMLVDRSVQTVMAIGAGTLLVLMLLAGLVMQRRRHYIDRIDFEARGRQQLENRVAERTADLEGLNTRLKNAVLERENAQQEAVRAQDELVQAGKLSVLGTMSASISHELNQPLAAIRSYAENAEILLDHQRTDDARGNLKLIGELTGRMASIIAHLRAFARRDRHAPESVALQPALDDALALLAKRRRAMAVELIRDLPEATLWVQAGETRLRQVLGNLLANALDALTEKANPRRLWLSAEQRDGCVYLYIRDNGPGFSRQALEHAKEPFFTTKTRTQGLGLGLAICESLMRALGGELLLANHPEGGALLTLQLRVAAPGATLPNSEDPSA encoded by the coding sequence ATGATTGCAAAACCCACGCCCCCACGCCGTCCTCGCTGGCGCAGCCTGGCCTTGTTGGCCCTGTGCCTGGCCCCGTTGTTGTGGCCGCTGCATCACTTGGCCGAACGCTACTATCAGGAAGAGCTGGCCTCGCAGAACCGCCAGACCCTCGACCTGTACGTCGCCAACCTGCTCGGCACCCTGCACCGCTACGAAACCTTGCCACAGATCCTCGGCGACCTGCCGGCACTGCGTGGCGTGCTGGCCGACCCGTTGCGCCTGGAAGCGGTGACCAACGCCAACCGCCTGCTCAAGGACATCGTGCAGCAGACCGGTGCCGAGGTGATGTACCTGATGGACGTCAGCGGCAACACCCTGGCCGCGTCCAACTGGGACAAGCACGACAGCTTCGTCGGCCGCAATTTTGCCTTCCGCCCCTACTTCAACGAAGCCATGGCCGGCCACCTCGGGCGCTTCTTCGGCCAGGGCACCACCTCGGCCAAGCGCGGCTACTTCTTTGCCGCAGCCGTGCGGGACCGCGAGCGGATCGTCGGCGTGCTGGTGGTGAAAGTTGACCTCGACCACACCGAAACCCTCTGGGGCCGCACCCCCGAGCAGCTGCTGCTGACCGACCACAATGGCGTGGTCATCCTCACTTCGCGTCCCGACTGGCGCTTCCGTGCTACCCGCACGCTGACCGAGGCCGAGCGCCAGGCCATCATCGCTATCCAGCCCTACCCGACCCAGGCCCCGCAACCGCTGGCGCTCAACCCGGACGCCTGGATCAGCCAGACCCGCGACATCAAGGAAACCGGCTGGCAAGTCAGCATCCTCGCCCCGCGCATGCTGGTCGATCGCTCGGTACAAACGGTGATGGCCATCGGTGCCGGTACGCTGCTGGTACTGATGCTGCTGGCCGGCCTGGTCATGCAGCGGCGGCGCCACTACATCGACCGCATCGACTTCGAAGCCCGTGGCCGCCAGCAGCTGGAAAATCGCGTGGCCGAACGTACCGCCGACCTTGAAGGCCTGAACACCCGGCTGAAAAATGCCGTGCTGGAACGCGAGAACGCCCAGCAAGAAGCGGTGCGCGCCCAGGATGAACTGGTGCAGGCCGGCAAGCTGTCGGTGCTTGGCACCATGTCGGCCAGCATCAGCCACGAACTCAATCAGCCGCTGGCCGCCATCCGCAGCTACGCAGAAAACGCCGAAATCCTCCTGGACCATCAGCGCACCGATGACGCCCGCGGCAACCTCAAGCTGATCGGCGAGCTGACCGGGCGCATGGCCTCAATCATCGCCCACCTGCGCGCCTTTGCCCGCCGCGACCGGCATGCCCCGGAAAGCGTGGCCCTGCAGCCGGCACTGGACGATGCCCTGGCACTGCTGGCCAAGCGCCGCCGGGCAATGGCCGTGGAACTGATCCGCGACCTGCCGGAGGCAACCTTGTGGGTACAAGCCGGTGAAACCCGCCTGCGCCAGGTGCTCGGCAACCTGCTGGCCAATGCCCTCGACGCCTTGACCGAAAAGGCCAACCCGCGTCGCTTGTGGCTAAGTGCCGAGCAACGTGATGGCTGCGTCTACCTGTACATCCGCGACAATGGCCCCGGTTTCAGCCGCCAGGCTCTGGAGCATGCCAAGGAGCCATTCTTCACCACCAAGACCCGCACTCAGGGCCTGGGCCTGGGCCTGGCCATCTGCGAAAGCCTGATGCGTGCCCTGGGTGGTGAGTTGCTGCTGGCCAACCACCCGGAAGGTGGCGCACTGCTGACCCTGCAGCTGCGTGTGGCCGCACCTGGCGCTACTTTGCCCAATTCGGAGGACCCCTCGGCATGA